The Staphylococcus carnosus genome has a segment encoding these proteins:
- a CDS encoding ABC transporter permease subunit: MAHKLWSQRIIQILLFVFFIVFLVLPVIVLLGRSIIADGHISNLYFKEVLSNPDVTTALMRSLKLSLLTAIITSILAFFAAYALQTTAIQQWLKSYSNGMMVLPMLVPTITYVFLLMYLFGNEGIIAKLIGQPLFTIYGEHGMLIGYVIYTLPAAFIIINNAFQYIDQRFYYISQLMQDSGVRRFYHTILRPMFIPIGNAFVLSFILSFTDFGIPASIGADDTMISILLYQTILGSIPKFAQGAVIAFVMLIPALFGFVFLAVIERWNVSHQAAGHHQPEKRPVHNFVISILLFVLCTCILSIFLVMIVVPFTENYPYKMGFTLKHIVALFKDEILIHVYIQSVFVAVCTALFGTIIAFFSAVINSRTKLKGRKAINLIAMLTNTVPGMILGLSYLLFFQGSSLKGTFLIVILSIIVHYFTTPYLMAKGAMDKLDKSWDITSALLQDNWFETLFKIILPNMKSTIIEIVNYYFINAMVTISGVIFLVSTSTQIVSTQINQLQHFNRFTDIFILSILILITNLAVRLISTIWMRYEKRREMS; the protein is encoded by the coding sequence ATGGCGCATAAATTATGGAGTCAGCGTATTATTCAAATTTTACTGTTTGTGTTTTTTATCGTGTTTTTAGTATTGCCTGTAATTGTTTTACTGGGACGCTCAATTATCGCAGATGGTCATATTAGTAACTTATATTTTAAAGAAGTGTTATCAAACCCGGATGTTACAACTGCACTCATGCGAAGTTTGAAACTGTCATTATTAACGGCAATTATTACAAGTATCTTAGCCTTTTTTGCAGCATACGCATTGCAAACGACTGCAATACAACAATGGTTGAAAAGTTATTCTAATGGCATGATGGTTTTGCCGATGTTAGTTCCTACAATTACCTATGTTTTTTTATTGATGTATTTGTTTGGAAATGAAGGTATTATCGCAAAGTTAATAGGGCAACCTCTATTTACAATTTATGGTGAACATGGCATGTTGATTGGTTATGTCATTTACACTTTGCCAGCTGCTTTTATTATTATCAATAATGCATTTCAGTATATTGATCAACGATTTTATTATATTTCTCAACTCATGCAAGATAGTGGGGTACGCAGGTTTTATCACACAATATTAAGACCTATGTTTATTCCGATTGGCAATGCATTTGTTTTATCTTTTATTTTAAGTTTTACAGATTTCGGGATACCCGCTTCAATCGGCGCAGATGATACTATGATCTCCATCTTGTTATATCAAACAATTCTAGGTTCAATTCCTAAATTCGCGCAAGGTGCCGTGATTGCTTTTGTAATGCTAATACCCGCACTATTCGGTTTTGTTTTTCTTGCAGTAATCGAACGATGGAATGTCAGTCACCAGGCTGCTGGCCACCATCAACCAGAAAAACGTCCTGTGCATAATTTTGTAATCAGCATACTTTTATTCGTGTTATGTACATGTATATTAAGTATTTTTCTTGTCATGATTGTTGTACCTTTTACTGAAAATTATCCTTATAAAATGGGCTTCACATTAAAACATATCGTGGCGCTGTTTAAGGATGAAATTTTAATTCATGTTTATATCCAATCTGTATTTGTAGCAGTTTGTACAGCGTTATTTGGTACCATCATTGCTTTTTTCAGCGCAGTCATCAATAGCAGAACCAAGTTGAAAGGCAGAAAAGCAATTAATTTAATAGCCATGCTGACGAATACAGTTCCTGGTATGATTCTTGGACTTTCCTATTTATTGTTTTTCCAAGGCAGCTCTTTAAAGGGCACATTTTTAATTGTAATTTTAAGTATTATTGTGCATTACTTTACAACACCTTATTTAATGGCAAAAGGTGCAATGGATAAATTAGACAAGTCGTGGGATATTACTAGTGCTTTACTGCAAGATAACTGGTTTGAAACGCTCTTTAAAATTATTTTGCCTAACATGAAATCAACCATTATAGAAATAGTAAATTATTATTTTATCAATGCAATGGTAACAATCAGCGGCGTTATATTTTTAGTTTCAACATCAACACAGATTGTTTCGACTCAAATCAACCAGCTGCAGCATTTCAATCGTTTCACAGACATATTTATTCTCTCTATTTTAATTTTAATAACGAATTTAGCAGTCAGACTGATCAGCACCATATGGATGCGTTATGAAAAAAGGAGGGAAATGTCATGA
- a CDS encoding DeoR/GlpR family DNA-binding transcription regulator, with protein MCHLLPRERRTEIINLLAQNEFLELKTLHKDLGISMETLRRDIQQLVKEDLVLKEYGGIRINKEVNGESAIERRLEKHLSEKIEIAKKAVDVIKNGDCIFLDSGSTTLQIAKMLDTKENLTIITNSIPVLVQCINQNHTLVSIGGKVRSSEQSLTQFDFLFNFERLNINKGFFCCSGISVAHGVTDFSFEEVETRRRILEISQEKYLTADSSKIDEVVTAKIGNLNDFAKLISDGKIPEIECKNIKNQGIVIL; from the coding sequence GTGTGTCATTTGTTACCTAGAGAACGTCGTACTGAAATAATAAATTTATTAGCACAAAATGAATTTTTAGAATTAAAAACCTTACATAAAGACTTGGGAATATCCATGGAGACATTAAGAAGAGATATTCAACAATTAGTCAAAGAGGACCTCGTATTGAAAGAATATGGCGGAATACGAATTAATAAGGAAGTAAATGGTGAGTCTGCAATCGAACGTCGACTAGAAAAACATTTATCCGAAAAGATAGAGATTGCCAAAAAAGCAGTCGATGTTATTAAAAATGGAGATTGTATATTTTTAGATAGCGGGTCTACAACATTACAAATTGCTAAAATGTTAGATACTAAAGAAAATTTGACCATCATCACAAATTCAATTCCTGTTTTAGTTCAATGCATCAATCAAAACCATACACTGGTTTCTATCGGAGGAAAAGTAAGATCTTCTGAACAATCGTTAACTCAATTCGATTTTCTTTTTAACTTCGAAAGACTAAATATTAATAAAGGATTCTTTTGTTGCAGCGGCATCTCAGTTGCCCATGGTGTCACTGATTTTAGTTTCGAAGAAGTAGAAACTAGACGTCGAATTCTTGAAATTTCTCAGGAAAAATACTTAACTGCAGATAGCAGTAAAATTGATGAAGTCGTAACAGCAAAAATAGGTAATCTCAATGACTTTGCTAAATTAATCAGTGATGGGAAAATACCGGAAATAGAGTGTAAAAACATTAAAAATCAGGGAATAGTAATATTATAA
- a CDS encoding alpha/beta hydrolase: MAYEFKRSDVTFDSDGTPCSAWFYLPDISEKPPIIVMAPGLGGVKDMRLDDYAAKFAEAGFASLVFDYRNFGNSGGNRRQYINVKDQLEDWNYAIKFAKSIDSIDETQLLLFGTSFSGGHVMTLSSMRNDITATITQCPYTDTFATLKAISSKSESKLTLLALFEKLLSISSYHSIMVPLAGEPGSISLMAVPDYQQYLELVPERSTFENKAQAATIFEFLKYSPGRYAQEINNPIFYAVCSNDNLAPAKTTIRHAKRSQKPTIREFNCGHFEIYSDNYFEEATDEYVKFFKENTI; this comes from the coding sequence ATGGCTTACGAATTCAAACGATCTGATGTCACTTTCGATTCAGACGGTACGCCATGCAGTGCGTGGTTTTATCTTCCTGATATTTCTGAAAAACCACCTATTATTGTGATGGCCCCTGGATTAGGCGGAGTAAAAGATATGCGTTTAGATGACTATGCTGCTAAGTTTGCTGAAGCAGGCTTTGCTAGTTTAGTATTTGATTATCGAAACTTTGGAAATAGCGGCGGCAACAGAAGACAATATATTAATGTTAAAGATCAACTAGAAGATTGGAATTATGCAATCAAATTTGCTAAGTCTATTGATAGTATTGATGAAACACAATTATTGTTATTCGGTACTTCTTTCAGTGGAGGACATGTTATGACACTTTCATCAATGCGTAATGATATTACAGCAACGATTACACAATGCCCTTATACAGATACTTTCGCAACTTTAAAAGCAATATCTTCAAAAAGTGAATCAAAACTCACATTATTAGCACTATTTGAGAAGTTGCTTTCTATCAGTAGTTATCACAGTATCATGGTACCGCTAGCTGGCGAACCTGGTTCTATATCTTTAATGGCTGTGCCAGATTATCAACAATATTTAGAACTTGTTCCCGAACGTTCTACTTTTGAAAATAAAGCACAAGCAGCTACGATTTTTGAATTTCTTAAATATTCACCTGGGCGTTACGCACAAGAAATCAATAATCCAATATTTTACGCTGTATGCAGTAATGATAATTTAGCACCTGCAAAAACAACAATACGACATGCTAAACGTTCACAAAAACCTACAATTCGTGAATTCAACTGTGGTCATTTTGAGATATATTCAGATAATTATTTCGAAGAAGCCACAGATGAATATGTCAAATTTTTCAAAGAAAATACAATTTAA
- a CDS encoding GyrI-like domain-containing protein has protein sequence MEYEIKHIDSTNVIGILSKYATMQDAQQGLPKAWEAFNNSDKPEELKALSNAVTSDKKSVADLHPYTLPEGDYIVADAIGPLPYTLQKTTEQLYNPNFLSDLGYRHRDAPGIELYPHGNTQVDDYVAQVWVPIEN, from the coding sequence ATGGAATACGAAATTAAGCATATAGATTCAACAAATGTTATAGGTATATTAAGTAAATATGCCACAATGCAAGATGCGCAGCAAGGTTTGCCTAAAGCGTGGGAAGCATTCAATAATTCAGATAAACCAGAAGAATTAAAAGCGTTAAGCAATGCTGTAACTTCAGATAAAAAGTCAGTCGCTGATCTGCATCCTTACACATTACCTGAAGGTGATTATATTGTTGCAGATGCGATAGGACCACTACCTTATACTTTGCAGAAAACAACAGAGCAACTTTATAATCCTAACTTTTTATCTGATTTAGGTTATAGACACCGTGATGCACCAGGTATAGAATTATATCCGCATGGTAATACACAAGTTGATGATTATGTAGCACAGGTATGGGTGCCGATTGAAAATTAA
- a CDS encoding ABC transporter substrate-binding protein, with the protein MVEVKNEAGITKIADNVDRVAALEYSFVDDLLALGIKPAAIADDGSKENLFEAMRDKVGDYISVGHRSNPDLERIKDAEPQLIIADGQRHHEIYRDLQKIAPTILLESFEGNYKESLKIFETIGKAVSKEQLAKRYVAIFQQKINQIDEKVTIDTNLSTLAAVVTDDYIVGHDSNSFVGQFLKRLGFKAAITQADSNKYPEYKNGPYLKVTDEQLLELNPERLILMVDKKDEPALEKLRQSEVYNTINAKKNNRIHIVNRELWAKTRGLIAAEYIIDEIVNFKEG; encoded by the coding sequence ATGGTTGAAGTAAAAAATGAAGCTGGTATCACAAAAATTGCAGACAATGTAGACAGAGTAGCTGCTCTGGAATATTCATTTGTAGATGATTTGCTTGCATTAGGTATTAAACCAGCTGCTATTGCCGATGACGGCAGTAAAGAAAATCTATTTGAAGCGATGCGAGATAAAGTGGGGGACTATATCTCAGTTGGGCACAGAAGCAATCCTGATTTAGAAAGAATCAAAGATGCGGAGCCGCAATTAATCATTGCTGATGGTCAACGCCATCATGAAATTTATAGAGATTTACAAAAAATTGCCCCTACAATTTTATTGGAAAGCTTTGAAGGGAATTATAAGGAAAGTTTGAAAATCTTTGAAACGATAGGAAAAGCTGTTTCTAAAGAACAATTAGCTAAACGCTATGTTGCAATTTTCCAACAAAAAATAAACCAAATTGACGAAAAGGTCACAATTGATACTAATTTATCTACTTTAGCCGCTGTTGTTACTGATGATTATATCGTCGGTCATGATTCAAATAGTTTTGTCGGCCAATTTTTAAAACGTTTAGGATTTAAAGCGGCAATTACGCAAGCTGATTCTAATAAATATCCTGAATATAAAAATGGGCCTTATCTTAAAGTAACAGATGAGCAATTGTTAGAATTAAACCCTGAACGTTTGATTTTAATGGTGGATAAAAAAGATGAACCAGCATTAGAAAAATTACGTCAATCAGAGGTTTATAATACAATCAATGCGAAGAAAAATAATCGTATCCACATTGTAAATCGTGAGTTATGGGCAAAAACTCGAGGATTAATTGCTGCTGAATATATTATTGATGAAATCGTTAATTTTAAAGAAGGATAA